In Pseudonocardia sp. EC080619-01, the following proteins share a genomic window:
- a CDS encoding acyl-CoA dehydrogenase family protein, producing the protein MTATIAFDTHRPGPAEERLRDEVREHLDEELVAGRWLPRPDAWMSEPDPGFSRRLGARGWLGMTLPSRYGGHDRSPLERFVVVEELLAAGAPVAAHWIADRQMAPSLLRNGTEKQRLRYLPGIARGECFFAIGMSEPDSGSDLASVRTRARVVDGGWRLSGTKVWTTGAHHAHAIVVLARTDGTAGDRHVGLSQFVVDLPGPGIEIRPIVSIDGEHHFNEVVFDDAELPPDALLGVRGEGWAQVTAELGHERSGPERFLSTIPLLEAWAARLAEHGADPVARRELGLLTARAWALRGLSLGVAHALAQGRRPDAAAALVKDMGSRFEGDVVETVRRLAGVAARPGAEGLPGTLASALLHSPAFTLRGGTNEILRSVVTRGMGTR; encoded by the coding sequence TTGACTGCAACGATCGCGTTCGACACGCACCGCCCCGGCCCGGCGGAGGAACGGCTGCGGGACGAGGTGCGTGAGCACCTCGACGAGGAGCTGGTCGCCGGCCGGTGGCTGCCCCGCCCGGACGCCTGGATGTCCGAGCCCGACCCCGGCTTCAGCCGGCGGCTGGGCGCACGTGGCTGGCTCGGCATGACGCTGCCGAGCCGCTACGGCGGCCACGACCGGAGCCCACTGGAGCGGTTCGTGGTCGTCGAGGAGCTGCTGGCCGCAGGTGCCCCGGTCGCGGCGCACTGGATCGCGGACCGGCAGATGGCACCGTCACTGCTGCGCAACGGCACCGAGAAGCAGCGGCTGCGTTACCTGCCCGGGATCGCGCGCGGCGAGTGCTTCTTCGCGATCGGGATGAGCGAACCGGACTCGGGGTCCGACCTGGCCTCGGTGCGCACCCGGGCGCGGGTAGTCGACGGTGGCTGGCGGCTGTCCGGCACGAAGGTGTGGACCACCGGTGCCCATCACGCGCACGCGATCGTGGTGCTCGCCCGCACCGACGGTACCGCGGGTGACCGGCACGTGGGGCTCAGCCAGTTCGTGGTCGACCTGCCGGGGCCGGGGATCGAGATCCGCCCGATCGTCTCCATCGACGGCGAGCACCACTTCAACGAGGTCGTGTTCGACGACGCCGAGCTGCCCCCCGATGCCCTGCTCGGCGTGCGCGGCGAGGGCTGGGCGCAGGTCACCGCCGAACTCGGCCACGAACGGTCGGGGCCGGAGCGGTTCCTCAGCACGATCCCGCTGCTCGAGGCCTGGGCGGCGCGGTTGGCCGAGCACGGCGCGGACCCGGTCGCCCGCCGGGAGCTGGGGCTCCTGACGGCCCGGGCCTGGGCATTGCGCGGGCTCTCGCTGGGGGTCGCGCATGCGCTGGCGCAGGGCCGGCGCCCGGACGCGGCCGCGGCGCTGGTCAAGGACATGGGCTCGCGGTTCGAGGGCGACGTCGTGGAGACGGTCCGCCGGCTCGCGGGCGTCGCGGCCCGGCCCGGGGCCGAGGGCCTGCCCGGCACGCTGGCCTCGGC